In the genome of Abyssalbus ytuae, the window CTGAAGCCGACAGTATTGAGGATATAGACCGAAAAGAAGATATCTATTCAGAAATTGATAAACTTCAGGATGAAGCATACCAGATTTCTGAAAAAACATTAAATGAAATCTTACCCGAGGCCTTTGCCGTGGTAAAAGAAACTGCAAAACGCTTTGCAAACAACGAAACAATTACTGTAAAAGCTACCCCTTTTGACAGGGAATTGTCAGGAATTAAAGATTATATTACCCTCGAAGGAGAAGATAAAGCCACCTGGAAAAATTCCTGGGATGCTGCCGGAAAAGAAGTCACCTGGGATATGGTTCATTACGATGTACAACTTATAGGCGGTATTGCGTTACACCAGGGTAAAATTGCCGAAATGCAAACCGGTGAAGGTAAAACTTTAGTGGCTACCCTTCCCGTTTATCTTAATGCCTTAACAGGTAACGGGGTACACCTGGTTACCGTTAACGATTATCTTGCAAAACGTGACAGTACCTGGATGGCACCTATTTTTGAATTTCATGGATTGTCGGTAGATTGTATTGATAATCACCGACCTAACTCCGATGCCCGGAGAAAAGCTTATGAAGCCGATATTACCTATGGTACCAACAATGAATTTGGTTTTGACTACCTTCGGGATAATATGGCTCACACAGCTGATGACCTGGTACAACGTCCGCATAATTATGCCATAGTAGATGAGGTGGATTCCGTTTTAATAGATGATGCACGTACTCCGCTTATCATTTCAGGACCGGTACCGCAAGGCGACAGGCATGAATTTAATGAATTAAAACCTAAAGTTGCCGATATAGTAAACAAACAAAGACATTACCTTACCGGGGTACTGGCCGAAGCTAAAAAATTAATAGCCGCAGGTGATTTAAAAGAAGGAGGAATTCAGCTACTGAGAGTGTACAGGGGACTTCCTAAAAATAAAGCTTTAATTAAATATTTGAGTGAAGAAGGTATAAAACAGCTTCTTCAAAAAACCGAAAATTTCTACATGCAGGATAACAACAGGGAAATGCATGTAATTGACGAAGAACTGTTGTTTGTAATTGACGAAAAGAATAATCAAATTGAATTAACCGACAAGGGTATTGAATACCTTTCAGGCGATACTGATGCCGATTTTTTTGTTATGCCTGATATTGGTACGGAAATAGCTAAAATTGAAAAACAAAACTTACCGGTAGAAGAAGAAGCCGAACTTAAAGAAGAACTTTTTAAAGATTTTAGTATAAAAAGTGAGCGGGTTCACACAATGAATCAACTTTTAAAAGCCTATACTTTATTTGAAAAAGATGTAGAGTATGTGGTAATGGACAACAAAGTAATGATTGTGGATGAACAAACCGGACGTATCATGGACGGGCGCCGTTATTCCGATGGGTTACACCAGGCTATTGAAGCTAAGGAAAATGTAAAAATCGAAGCCGCTACCCAAACATTTGCTACAATTACCCTTCAAAATTACTTCAGGATGTACCGTAAACTTTCGGGCATGACAGGTACAGCAATTACCGAAGCAGGTGAATTTTGGGAAATATACGAACTTGATGTGGTAGAAATCCCTACCAACCGGCCTATAGCTCGTGCAGATAAAGAAGATCTGATTTATAAAACCAAAAGAGAAAAATATAATGCTGCCATTGAAGAAATTGTATCACTTGTGCAACAAGGCAGACCGGTATTGGTAGGTACAACTTCGGTAGAAATATCCGAATTGTTAAGCAGAATGCTTACTATAAGAAAAATACCTCACAATGTATTAAATGCCAAACTTCATAAAAAAGAAGCCGACATTGTTGCGGAAGCCGGTAATCCGGGTATTGTTACTATTGCCACTAACATGGCCGGACGTGGTACCGATATTAAACTTAGCAGTGAAGTAAAAACTGCAGGAGGATTAGCCATTATAGGTACCGAACGCCATGATTCCAGAAGGGTAGACAGACAGCTAAGAGGTCGTTCCGGACGTCAGGGTGACCCAGGAAGTTCCCAGTTTTATGTATCACTGGAAGATAACCTTATGCGCTTATTCGGGTCAGACAGGGTAGCAAAGGTAATGGATAGAATGGGACACCAGGAAGGGGAAGTAATTCAGCATCACATGATGACAAAATCTATTGAACGTGCCCAGAAAAAAGTAGAAGAAAATAACTTTGGTATACGTAAACGTTTACTGGAGTATGACGACGTTATGAATGCTCAAAGAGAAGTGGTTTACAAACGACGTCGCCATGCTTTACAAGGAGAAAGGCTCAAAGTGGATATTGCTAACATGATTTTTGATACCTGCGAAACCATTGCCGAAACAAATAAAATGGCTGACGATTTCAAAAATTTTGAATTTGAGCTCATTAAATATTTCTCTATCACTTCACCGGTTTCCCAGGAAGAATTAAAAACCCTTTCTGTACAGGAAATAACTTCACGTTTATACAAAGAGGTTTACAAACATTATAATGATAAGATAAAAAGGAATGCCGAAACAGCTTTCCCTGTTATTAAAAATGTTTATGAAACCCAGGGTGACAGATTTGAAAGAATCGTTGTTCCTTTTACCGATGGTGTAAAAACCTTAAATGTGGTTACCAATTTAAAAGATGCTTATGAATCTGGAGGGAAAAAACTAGTCGCCGATTTTGAAAAAAATATAACTCTTGCCATTATTGATGAGGCCTGGAAAACCCACCTTCGGAAAATGGATGAGTTAAAACAATCCGTTCAGCTTGCTGTACACGAACAAAAAGATCCTCTGCTTATATACAAGTTTGAAGCTTTTGAACTGTTCAAAGAAATGATTGAAAAAGTAAATAAAGAAGTTATTTCATTTCTGTTTAAAGGAGAACTTCCAACTGGTGAACAGGCTTCAATACAAGAAGCAAGACAGGTAAGTAAGAAAGAAAATTACGAAACATCCAAAGAAGAGGTTTTAAATAGTGATGAATTAGCCGCGCAAAACCGTGCTGTAGGTCAACAAACTCAAAGAAGACCACAGGTAACCGAAACTATTGTAAGAGAAAAACCAAAAATAGGAAGAAACGAAAAAGTGACTATAAAAAACATAATGTCCGGTGAAAATAAAACACTTAAATACAAACAAGCCGAACCTCTTATTTCCAAAGGGGAATGGGTTTTAGTAGAAGAAGATTAGTAAAGAAATAACCTTTATAAATTTGAAGCTCCTTATTAAAAAAGGAGCTTTTTTGTTATTTTATAATATATTTCGCTATAAAAATGTTATATTTCTGACTATCATTACTAACTTTTATTACGATGGAAACCTATGCAAAAGCACTTTTTTATGCTATTCCTTTTTTTCTTATCTTAATTATTATTGAAATAATGTATGGGGTTATTATTAAAAGACATACCCACAATCCCCTAGATACTATTTCCAGTTTAAGTTCCGGCTTAACCAACATTGTAAAAGATTCCCTAGGTTTAGCTTTAGTGATTATTTCCTATCCTTTTTTAGTTGACTATATAGCTGTATTTAATATAAAATCCACATGGCTGGTGTATGTAATAGCCTTTATTGTACTGGATTTTGCAGGTTTTCTAAACCATTGGTTGAGTCATAAAATAAATATTTTCTGGAATCAGCATGTAATTCATCACAGTAGTGAAGAATTTAATCTGGCTTGTGCTTTAAGACAATCTATTTCCAATGTTATTGGTTATTTTGCCATTCTTCTTATTCCTGCAGCTTTATTAGGAGTTCCTGAGGAAGTCATAGCCATTGTGGCCCCCGTCCAATTCTTTTTACAATTTTGGTATCACACCCGGTATATAGGAAAATTAGGGTGGGCTGAATATATTTTTGTAACACCATCCCAGCACAGAGTACACCATGCTATAAATCCAGAATATATTGATAAAAACATGGGACAAATATTTTGTATATGGGATAGAATGTTTGGTACTTTTCAGGAAGAGATGGATCATGTACCTCCTGTTTATGGTGTTTTAAAACCTGCAGCAACCTGGAATCCTATCCTTATAAATTTTCAACATATATGGCAATTAATTAAAGATGCATGGAGAACTAAAAATTGGGGAGATAAAATAAGAATTTGGTTTATGCCTACCGACTGGAGGCCAAAAGATGTAAGAGAAAAATATCCGATTTCAATTATAGAAGATGTTTATAACCTTAAAAAATATGAAACACCTGCTTCTACAGCTTTTATATTTTATTGCAGTTTTCAGGTACTTGTTACTGTTGCCTTAATGATGTTTATGTTTTACAATTACAGTACAATTGGTTTTAATAATTTGTTACTGTACGGTGCAATTGTTTTTGTGGGCATTTATGGTTATACTACTTTAATGGATGGTAAAAAATATGCGGTTTTCATTGAGTTAATAAGAAGTCTGGCAGGAATAGCAGTTATATTTTATACCGGCGACTGGTTTGGGGTTAATCTCTATTTATCAATTGGAAGCACTGTAATTACTGCTTATTTTTTGTTTACTATCATAGCCAGTATTTATTTTGCGTTTATTGAAAATAAAAATCCCGAAATAAACATACAACCCGCAGAATTATAAAGTTTCTATTTGTTTGTCTAACCTGTTTTTAAGGAATATAAGCTGGATTATAAACATTACAGCTAAGATTGATGCACCATATATCAATGTATCTGAAATATTCATATGATTTAAAAAATTTAAATTAAAGTGCATATCAAGTTTAGGAACGAGAGAAGTTTTTAATGGATGTTGAAATGCCCAGATAACAAAACCCGTAAAACACATTCCTATCCCTATCCATCCCTTTTTGGATATTAATGGTTTATACTTTATTGATTTTTCAGAAGAAGCTTCAACCGCATTCATTACATTACTCACAAATGAAGATGATGGTTTTTCTAATCCCATTTCTTCAAAGAGTTGTTGAGTAAACTTTTCTATATTTTTATCATCCTTCATAATTCCTTACGTTTAAAATTTCTGCTTTACTTTTTAATAAGTCATATAGCTTTTTTCTACTTCTGAACAATCTTACCTTTATATTGTTGGGAGTAATACCTATTACACTACTTATTTCATGTAAAGATAACTCTTCAAAATAAAAAAGAGTAATTATTGCCCTGTCTTCTTCCGGTAGATTTCCAATTGCTTTTTCAATCACTCTTTTTCGTTCTTCCCTCTCCATTGTTAATACGGCATTTTCTTCCTCTCCTAAATCACCGGGATTTACTTTATCAATCAAATCGGATTTTATCGTTTTCTTCCGTGATTTCAAATTATCAATACACGCATTATAAGCAATCCTGTATAGCCATGTTGAAAATTTGGCATCTCCTTTAAATTTAGTAATCGACTTGAAGGCTTTTACAAAAGTATCCTGGGCAACTTCTTCTGCCTCTTCCCTGTCTTTGAGCATTCTTAAGCACAATGTAAACACCATATCCTTATACTTCTCTACAATAAATGAAAAGTCATTTACCCTGCCTGCGCATACACTGGTTATATAATATTGATCTGTGTTGGTAGTCATTTACGTCTTTTGACGACAGTTTAAATGCATTGGTTACACATTTAGGGTGAAAAAATTTTTTTAAGATTTTGTGTAACCTGAAAACAATCATGAGAGTCATAATAGGCAAACACATAAATTTAACCTTTTTAATTATAAAATTATGGAAGTAATTATTGTAGGTATCATATTTGGTACCATATTCGGGATAGTTTATTTATTGGTTTCTGCAAGAAATAAAGAGCGAATGGCACTTATAGAAAAAGGTGCCGAGGCTTCAATTTTTTATAGTAAAGACAGAAGAATTACTCCTGTATGGAAAGTTTTGGTGCTTAACTTATCCCTCCTCTTAATGGGTATAGGCCTTGGAATTTTTATTGCCGGTATTTTAGTATCTGTTTTTTATGTTGAAGGAGAAGTGGCATATCCGGGCACTATATTTCTCATGGCTGGTATTGGTCTATTTACCGGGTTTACTATGACAAAAAAGCTAGATTAGTTTTAACATACTTTAAGTAGTTTATTAGTAAGGAATTCAGTATTATTAAGACTCAATGAAAAAATATTAATCATGGGTTTTATAAAATTGAGTTCCTTACTTTTTTTCTTTGCTTTTATGAGCGGATGTCAATCCGGGCCAAATAAAAAAGAAATTGCCACACATGATGACCTCCCTCAACAAGATTTATCGGCTTATGAAACTGCTCATTTTGCCAGCGGATGTTTTTGGTGTGTAGAGGCTGTTTTTGAAAGTGTGAAAGGCGTGAAAGAGGTTTACAGTGGTTACTCCGGAGGTAATGAAAAATATCCTACTTACAAACAGGTAAGCTATGGAAGGACAAATCATGCAGAAGCCGTAGAAGTGTATTATGACCCAAAAACAGTTTCATTTGAAACGCTGGTGAAAGTTTTTTTCGGATCGCATGATCCTACAACTTTAAACCAACAGGGGCCTGATAAAGGAAAACAATACCGGTCTATCGCATTTTATAAAAATGAAAAGGAAAAAGAGGTTATTGAAAAATATATTCAAAAGCTTGAAAACGAAAAAATATTCAGTAAGCCTATAGTTACCCAGGTAACAAAATTTGATAAATTCTGGAAAGCGGAAGATTATCACCAGGATTATGAAAAACTTCACCCTAATAATTCGTACGTAAGAAATGTGTCGGTACCGAGGTTGAATAAATTTAAGCGCAAATTTCCCGAATTACTTAAAGAAGAAGCAAAACTACATTAACTTTATTTTATTTTAACATCACTAAAAGTAGCAACAATACTTACGTTTTTACTGCTGTTTTTATTTTGATTATATCCTTTTGCCTGTTCATTAGAATACTTTTTCGAAATCGCCAGGTTTAATCTTTCCGGATATTCAACTTTAGAATCCGAGGAACTGCAATAAAAATCAAATGCACCGTTTTGAGGTAAAACAATAATAGCATCGCTATTGTCGAGTGTTACCTCAAACTGTTTAAAATCAGCACCTATATTATCCACATTCAAATTCCCAAAACTGCAATCAATAATGGCATCTTCCGATATTTTCCCAATAATCACATCTGACGATTTGGAGAGAAGTTTGACACTTTTTACGTTTTGTAAATTAACATTTTTCACATAATTAACCTTAAGCTCCCCGTAATTCCAATTTTCGACTTTTACGGGAGAATAAGAGGCTTCAATTACAGAATTTTCACCATCTACAACAGTTGCAAGCAACCTTGTATGAGACAAGGTTGCATTGATACTTTTAAAATTATCGGCAAGTTTTACCTCTCCATGCCTGACATTCATTTTTAATTTAGCCTTTTTGGGCATTTTTATTTTGATCGTCTTTTTTACCTTTAAATTTTTATTCTTGCCGGTAGACAGGAAAAAAACATTTGGTTTGGTCCTTTCTTCCCTCATTTTTGACATGGCTTCATTTCTTGCTTCTTTTGCTCTTTCCCGGGCTTCCTGAAGGACTACTCGTTGCTTTTCTCTTATTTCATGCTGTTTCTCTCTTATTTCCTGTCTTTTTTGTTGCATTTCTTCCCTGTACTTTTCTATTTCCTTTTTTCGCCCCTCCACAGCTTTCCTTTGCTCATCTACCTGCTTTTTCCATTCTTCAAGGTTTTCTCTGAAATCTTCATTAAAATGCTTATTAAATTCTTCTTTCCATTCTTCAAGGTATTTATCTCCATCTTTTTTATAAGCTTCATAATCAAATGAAAAGCTATCAAAATTAAGAGGTAAAGGAGGTAGCGGGGGTACAGATGGCACATGAGGCATTTCTACTACAAACGGGGCAATTTCTACCGTGGGTGGTTCTGGAATATCAAAGTCAAAGTCAAAATCAAATTCATGCCCATCAGTAGATATATAAGTAAAATCATCTCCTCTTACTATCCTATTATTTGTTTTGGCCGATATGGATACTTTTGAGCTATTTCCTGTAACATGCAAATTCCATTCTTTAAAATATTCTTCAGCTTCTTCTTTAGATAATCCTTCAACTTCCAATACAGCTTCTACCTCCACTGTATTTCTATTCCAGGTTTCAAATTCAATATCTGCATAACTTGTGTTAATATCTATAACCACATCATTATTTACCTTATAACTTTCTTTATAAGTTTTGGTTTCTTTTTGAGCAAAAACCAATGCCGAAAATACAATGAAGTTTACCACAAATAATTTAAACTTCAGGTTGTGAATATGTTTCATTTTTTAATTTTTTAAGTTCTTTTAATCTTTCTTTTAATCTGTCCAGCAATTGTAACCTTAATTGTAAATTATTTATCAGTGCATTAATTGTTTGTTCATTCGGGCCTATTTCATTTAATTCCTTGGTCAAATTCTTGTACTCATCATTGAGTTCACTTAAACGAATCAAATATTTATCGATGATCTTTTTATTCTCGCCACGCGGATCCAAATCCAGTAATTCAAGATTAATGTTAGTAACATAATAGTCTTCAATCTTCTTTAACTCAGGCGAAATATCCCCTAATGTCAGTTGTTTAGATTTCTCATTAACACTTTTGGGTAAATCTACAATAGTCACTTTTTCTGCAGGATTATTCAAAACAGCATACAATATATATCCTGCCGTAATGAGCAAAACAAAAGATGCTGCGATTTTGAGGAAGAAAAAAGGAGTTTTTCCTGGTTTGCCGGGAAACTCTTTATCAAGCATTTCCACAAATTTATGCTCATGTCCTGCAGGCATTTTTTTATTTTCCAGTTTTCTTTCCTCTTCAAATAATTTTCTAATGTCTTGTGCCATTTTTTTCAGCAATTAAAAGTTTTTTTAATTGATTTTTACCTCTCATAAGCTGTGTTCTGGATGTTGTTTCCTGTATGTTAAGTATTTGAGATATTTCACTATGATCATATCCCTCTATTAAGTACAGCATAACCACGTATTTATACTTTTCGGGTAACATTTCAATAGCTTTTTTTATCTCATCTATACTAATACTTTCCTCAACATTCCAGTCATTGTCTTCACTTATGTACACATAACTTTCGTCTAATGATAAATGATTTTGATGTTTTGCCTTTAAAAAATCTATACAACTGTTAATCACAATCCTTTTAAGCCATGCACCAAAAGTAACCTCTTCTTTATATTGATCTAATTTTCTAAATGCTTTTATAAATGATTCCTGGGTTACATCCATAGCATCATCATTATTTTTTAAAAACCGCATGCTTACACAATACATTGCATTACAATATTGATTGTAAAGTTTTAGTTGTGCCTTGCGGTCATTTTTTTTGCATTTTTCAATCAGGTCAACTTGAAACATGCCGGCTTAGTTTCTTTTTTGGTTACAATTGTTATTCATCTTAAAGACGAAACAAATATATTTGTGTTGCAAAAAGATATCATTTTTTTAAAAGTGATAAAAAAATTATTCAATTTGGAACAGATAACTCTTCAAAACCAGTATTTAAAATTATCCTGTATTAATTACGGGGCCATCATAAAAGAACTGATAGTAAAAGACAAAAATGAGAATGAAGTAAATGTGATAATAGGCTTTAAAAAAGCTGAAGATTACCTGAATAACCCCTATTACCTGGGGGCTGCCGTAGGGCGTTTTGCGGGAAGAATAGGTAACGGTGGTTTTACAGTTGAAGGAAACCATTATTCCATCTATAACGAAAACGGTGTTCATTTACATGGAGGTAAAAACAATTTTTCGCATAAATACTGGAAAATAGAAAAGGTAGAGAAAGGAGAAAACCCTTATGTAACCTTTTCTTATTTAAGTGAAGATATGGAGGAAGGCTATCCGGGAAACCTTCAGGCATTTGTTACCTACAAACTGGAAAAAAACAAACTGACAATAAGATTTGAAGCGGTGGCTGACTGTGCAACTATTGTAAACTTAACCAACCATAATTACTATAACCTTAATGGTGGCGGTAGTATATTGCAGCATGAATTACAGCTTGATGCCGATAGTTTTTTAGAAACGGATGAAAAACAAATTGCCACAGGTAAATTTCTAGATGTAAAAGGAACTCCTTTTGATTTTATCAGCACACGTAACGTGGGGGATCATAGTGATTTTAAAGGCATTGATGATTGTTTTGTGTTGAATAAAAAAGGCCATATAGCTACATTACATTCTAAAGAAAGTGGTATAGAAATGAAGGTAAGTACCAATCAGCCAGGGGTGGTTATTTTTACTCCCGACCAATTACCGGAAGCTAATTATTACAACTATTATGTAGATGAATATTCATCAATTTGCTTTGAAACCCAAAATTTTCCGGATGCTCCAAATAAACCGCATTTCCCTTCGGCGGAACTTAAAAAAGGTGAAAAATATATAAATGAAAGTGAATTTGAATTTTCCGTACGTTAAATTATTTTAAACAATATCAATACTTTCATAACAAAAAATATAATTTTGTACAATACTTCAGTAATTACAAATGAAATACGAATTCACAATTATTGTGCCCGTTTATAATGAAGAAGACAATTTAGACAGAGTAGAAAAAGAGCTTTCCGATTATATAAAAATTGCCTCGAAAAAAACTAAAATTCTCTT includes:
- a CDS encoding sterol desaturase family protein — translated: METYAKALFYAIPFFLILIIIEIMYGVIIKRHTHNPLDTISSLSSGLTNIVKDSLGLALVIISYPFLVDYIAVFNIKSTWLVYVIAFIVLDFAGFLNHWLSHKINIFWNQHVIHHSSEEFNLACALRQSISNVIGYFAILLIPAALLGVPEEVIAIVAPVQFFLQFWYHTRYIGKLGWAEYIFVTPSQHRVHHAINPEYIDKNMGQIFCIWDRMFGTFQEEMDHVPPVYGVLKPAATWNPILINFQHIWQLIKDAWRTKNWGDKIRIWFMPTDWRPKDVREKYPISIIEDVYNLKKYETPASTAFIFYCSFQVLVTVALMMFMFYNYSTIGFNNLLLYGAIVFVGIYGYTTLMDGKKYAVFIELIRSLAGIAVIFYTGDWFGVNLYLSIGSTVITAYFLFTIIASIYFAFIENKNPEINIQPAEL
- a CDS encoding RNA polymerase sigma factor; the encoded protein is MFQVDLIEKCKKNDRKAQLKLYNQYCNAMYCVSMRFLKNNDDAMDVTQESFIKAFRKLDQYKEEVTFGAWLKRIVINSCIDFLKAKHQNHLSLDESYVYISEDNDWNVEESISIDEIKKAIEMLPEKYKYVVMLYLIEGYDHSEISQILNIQETTSRTQLMRGKNQLKKLLIAEKNGTRH
- the secA gene encoding preprotein translocase subunit SecA, with the protein product MSFLNSILKAFVGDKAKKDIKDIQPIIDQIKSFEESLSKLSNDELRAKTQYFKDKIKESKASIDEEISKLKAEADSIEDIDRKEDIYSEIDKLQDEAYQISEKTLNEILPEAFAVVKETAKRFANNETITVKATPFDRELSGIKDYITLEGEDKATWKNSWDAAGKEVTWDMVHYDVQLIGGIALHQGKIAEMQTGEGKTLVATLPVYLNALTGNGVHLVTVNDYLAKRDSTWMAPIFEFHGLSVDCIDNHRPNSDARRKAYEADITYGTNNEFGFDYLRDNMAHTADDLVQRPHNYAIVDEVDSVLIDDARTPLIISGPVPQGDRHEFNELKPKVADIVNKQRHYLTGVLAEAKKLIAAGDLKEGGIQLLRVYRGLPKNKALIKYLSEEGIKQLLQKTENFYMQDNNREMHVIDEELLFVIDEKNNQIELTDKGIEYLSGDTDADFFVMPDIGTEIAKIEKQNLPVEEEAELKEELFKDFSIKSERVHTMNQLLKAYTLFEKDVEYVVMDNKVMIVDEQTGRIMDGRRYSDGLHQAIEAKENVKIEAATQTFATITLQNYFRMYRKLSGMTGTAITEAGEFWEIYELDVVEIPTNRPIARADKEDLIYKTKREKYNAAIEEIVSLVQQGRPVLVGTTSVEISELLSRMLTIRKIPHNVLNAKLHKKEADIVAEAGNPGIVTIATNMAGRGTDIKLSSEVKTAGGLAIIGTERHDSRRVDRQLRGRSGRQGDPGSSQFYVSLEDNLMRLFGSDRVAKVMDRMGHQEGEVIQHHMMTKSIERAQKKVEENNFGIRKRLLEYDDVMNAQREVVYKRRRHALQGERLKVDIANMIFDTCETIAETNKMADDFKNFEFELIKYFSITSPVSQEELKTLSVQEITSRLYKEVYKHYNDKIKRNAETAFPVIKNVYETQGDRFERIVVPFTDGVKTLNVVTNLKDAYESGGKKLVADFEKNITLAIIDEAWKTHLRKMDELKQSVQLAVHEQKDPLLIYKFEAFELFKEMIEKVNKEVISFLFKGELPTGEQASIQEARQVSKKENYETSKEEVLNSDELAAQNRAVGQQTQRRPQVTETIVREKPKIGRNEKVTIKNIMSGENKTLKYKQAEPLISKGEWVLVEED
- a CDS encoding DUF6249 domain-containing protein, translating into MEVIIVGIIFGTIFGIVYLLVSARNKERMALIEKGAEASIFYSKDRRITPVWKVLVLNLSLLLMGIGLGIFIAGILVSVFYVEGEVAYPGTIFLMAGIGLFTGFTMTKKLD
- the msrA gene encoding peptide-methionine (S)-S-oxide reductase MsrA; translation: MGFIKLSSLLFFFAFMSGCQSGPNKKEIATHDDLPQQDLSAYETAHFASGCFWCVEAVFESVKGVKEVYSGYSGGNEKYPTYKQVSYGRTNHAEAVEVYYDPKTVSFETLVKVFFGSHDPTTLNQQGPDKGKQYRSIAFYKNEKEKEVIEKYIQKLENEKIFSKPIVTQVTKFDKFWKAEDYHQDYEKLHPNNSYVRNVSVPRLNKFKRKFPELLKEEAKLH
- a CDS encoding aldose epimerase family protein → MEQITLQNQYLKLSCINYGAIIKELIVKDKNENEVNVIIGFKKAEDYLNNPYYLGAAVGRFAGRIGNGGFTVEGNHYSIYNENGVHLHGGKNNFSHKYWKIEKVEKGENPYVTFSYLSEDMEEGYPGNLQAFVTYKLEKNKLTIRFEAVADCATIVNLTNHNYYNLNGGGSILQHELQLDADSFLETDEKQIATGKFLDVKGTPFDFISTRNVGDHSDFKGIDDCFVLNKKGHIATLHSKESGIEMKVSTNQPGVVIFTPDQLPEANYYNYYVDEYSSICFETQNFPDAPNKPHFPSAELKKGEKYINESEFEFSVR
- a CDS encoding RNA polymerase sigma factor; this translates as MTTNTDQYYITSVCAGRVNDFSFIVEKYKDMVFTLCLRMLKDREEAEEVAQDTFVKAFKSITKFKGDAKFSTWLYRIAYNACIDNLKSRKKTIKSDLIDKVNPGDLGEEENAVLTMEREERKRVIEKAIGNLPEEDRAIITLFYFEELSLHEISSVIGITPNNIKVRLFRSRKKLYDLLKSKAEILNVRNYEG
- a CDS encoding DUF4097 family beta strand repeat-containing protein, with product MKHIHNLKFKLFVVNFIVFSALVFAQKETKTYKESYKVNNDVVIDINTSYADIEFETWNRNTVEVEAVLEVEGLSKEEAEEYFKEWNLHVTGNSSKVSISAKTNNRIVRGDDFTYISTDGHEFDFDFDFDIPEPPTVEIAPFVVEMPHVPSVPPLPPLPLNFDSFSFDYEAYKKDGDKYLEEWKEEFNKHFNEDFRENLEEWKKQVDEQRKAVEGRKKEIEKYREEMQQKRQEIREKQHEIREKQRVVLQEARERAKEARNEAMSKMREERTKPNVFFLSTGKNKNLKVKKTIKIKMPKKAKLKMNVRHGEVKLADNFKSINATLSHTRLLATVVDGENSVIEASYSPVKVENWNYGELKVNYVKNVNLQNVKSVKLLSKSSDVIIGKISEDAIIDCSFGNLNVDNIGADFKQFEVTLDNSDAIIVLPQNGAFDFYCSSSDSKVEYPERLNLAISKKYSNEQAKGYNQNKNSSKNVSIVATFSDVKIK